One genomic segment of Desulfocapsa sulfexigens DSM 10523 includes these proteins:
- a CDS encoding pyridoxamine 5'-phosphate oxidase family protein encodes MNLETYFSEIKGIGVMATSDKNGVVDTAIYSRPHVQGKDELAFIMRDRLTHKNLQENNHASYLFLEDGQGYSGVRLFLSKIDESSDQELISSLSRRHSSPENDKQQGEKFLVRFRVERVLTLVGGNDVIIE; translated from the coding sequence ATGAATTTAGAAACCTATTTTTCAGAAATAAAGGGAATCGGAGTTATGGCCACCAGTGATAAAAACGGAGTGGTAGATACAGCAATCTACTCAAGGCCACATGTTCAGGGCAAAGATGAACTCGCATTTATTATGCGGGATCGACTTACCCACAAAAATCTTCAGGAAAACAATCATGCCAGTTATCTCTTTCTTGAAGATGGACAGGGATACAGTGGTGTACGTCTCTTTCTCAGCAAAATTGATGAAAGCAGCGATCAGGAACTGATAAGCTCACTCAGCAGACGGCACTCCAGCCCAGAAAATGACAAACAGCAGGGAGAGAAGTTTCTCGTTCGATTCAGGGTGGAGAGGGTTCTTACTCTTGTTGGCGGAAACGATGTGATTATTGAATGA
- a CDS encoding DODA-type extradiol aromatic ring-opening family dioxygenase — MNSNSQTSLPSALYISHGGGPLPLLGDVSHREMVDGLKTVATILQRPAAIIVVSAHWEADKVTILGGANPPLLFDYGGFPPEAYTIEYPAPGDSVLAGKIVELLQKDGIEADLTENRGFDHGLFVPLKIMYPEADIPCVQVSLIKGLQPAEHIALGRSLGGLKDKNILVLGSGFSFHNMKAFFTPSTSAIESMNESFEQWLMDTCTDANFTEEEREQRLLHWEKAPAARFCHPREEHLLPLHVCYGFAGKIARRSFSWQVMGKKVSAYLW; from the coding sequence ATGAACAGTAATTCTCAAACATCTCTACCCTCTGCTCTTTACATCTCCCATGGTGGCGGCCCTCTTCCTCTGCTGGGAGACGTCTCCCACCGGGAGATGGTTGATGGCCTTAAGACTGTAGCGACCATTCTCCAAAGACCGGCGGCAATCATTGTGGTCAGTGCTCATTGGGAAGCTGACAAAGTAACAATTCTTGGTGGTGCAAATCCTCCCCTTCTCTTCGACTATGGTGGCTTTCCGCCAGAGGCGTATACCATTGAATATCCTGCTCCTGGTGATTCAGTGCTGGCAGGTAAAATAGTTGAACTTCTGCAAAAGGATGGCATTGAGGCAGATCTGACGGAAAACCGAGGTTTTGACCATGGTCTCTTTGTTCCTCTGAAAATCATGTACCCTGAGGCAGATATCCCATGTGTTCAAGTTTCGCTCATAAAGGGTCTACAGCCTGCCGAACATATCGCCCTTGGCAGGAGCCTTGGTGGATTAAAGGATAAAAATATCCTTGTCCTTGGCTCCGGTTTTTCATTTCACAATATGAAGGCCTTCTTTACCCCGTCCACCTCGGCTATAGAGTCAATGAATGAATCCTTTGAACAATGGTTGATGGATACCTGCACAGACGCAAATTTTACTGAAGAGGAACGGGAGCAGAGGCTTCTGCACTGGGAGAAAGCTCCCGCTGCACGTTTCTGCCATCCAAGAGAGGAGCATCTTTTGCCCTTACATGTCTGTTACGGATTTGCCGGGAAAATTGCCAGACGGAGTTTTTCCTGGCAGGTGATGGGGAAAAAGGTCAGCGCTTACTTGTGGTGA
- a CDS encoding phytoene desaturase family protein, whose product MHSYDTIIIGAGIGGLVSAALLAAEGKQVLVLEQHTSVGGCAATFSHRGFRFDTGATIGSGFQDSGPMQWLADKLNLCWPTQRLKTAWEYREGNTTLLLDKNRHNLLQNFPASESFWREQADIADRLWAVSEKLLSLYQQSRSQQIAALLGVLPTKMCSSKILQLCTMSAKSWLEKHDLHRDKAFCRFINAQLLISAQTTSSSTNALYAAMALDLPRTSPCSIAGGIGTIADMLATKIRSLGGQMHCGEKALSFTVDKDTISEVVSSKARYTAREIVFNGSSAGLSTLLGKKIPSTWQTKSRARWGAFILHIAAGKKIMEQLTSSHLQLVDAAAGKLAEGASLFLSASLPYDMTRAPEGKVALSISTHTAVQPWWDAWNKGKDSYTAMKRGYTDEILALLESYVPGFKSSIDFCMAGTPITYSRYTGRHLGLVGGYSQNSLIPPKQNHFGIKNCTLVGDFTFPGQSMAAVTVGATLSVDRIFRRLEE is encoded by the coding sequence ATGCACTCCTACGATACCATTATCATCGGTGCCGGAATTGGCGGCCTTGTCTCGGCTGCTCTGCTGGCGGCTGAAGGTAAGCAAGTTCTTGTTTTGGAACAGCATACGAGTGTGGGGGGCTGTGCCGCAACATTCTCCCATCGTGGCTTTCGCTTCGATACTGGTGCAACCATAGGAAGTGGTTTTCAAGACAGCGGTCCCATGCAATGGCTTGCTGACAAGCTCAATCTTTGTTGGCCAACGCAGCGATTGAAGACTGCATGGGAGTATCGTGAAGGGAACACCACGCTTCTGCTTGATAAAAATCGTCACAACCTACTGCAAAATTTTCCTGCCTCCGAATCATTCTGGAGGGAACAGGCAGATATTGCGGATCGGCTCTGGGCGGTGTCAGAAAAACTTCTCTCCCTCTATCAGCAGAGCCGGTCACAGCAGATAGCTGCACTTCTCGGTGTGCTACCGACTAAAATGTGTAGCTCAAAAATCCTCCAACTGTGTACCATGTCAGCCAAAAGCTGGCTGGAGAAACACGACCTGCACAGAGATAAAGCCTTTTGCCGATTCATCAATGCCCAGTTGTTGATTTCCGCCCAAACCACCTCTTCTTCCACTAATGCACTCTATGCTGCCATGGCCCTTGACCTGCCACGAACGTCACCATGCTCCATTGCTGGTGGTATAGGAACTATTGCGGACATGCTCGCCACGAAAATCAGGAGCCTGGGTGGACAGATGCACTGCGGTGAAAAGGCACTTTCCTTTACAGTGGATAAAGACACGATAAGTGAGGTGGTCTCCAGTAAGGCACGCTATACAGCCAGAGAAATTGTGTTTAATGGTTCCAGTGCCGGATTGTCCACTCTGCTCGGCAAAAAAATCCCCTCGACCTGGCAAACAAAAAGCCGTGCCAGGTGGGGTGCATTCATCCTCCATATTGCTGCTGGTAAAAAGATCATGGAACAACTTACCTCCTCACACCTACAGCTTGTGGATGCAGCTGCCGGGAAACTGGCCGAGGGGGCATCACTTTTTTTATCCGCCTCCCTTCCCTATGACATGACACGAGCACCAGAAGGAAAAGTTGCTCTCAGCATCTCCACCCATACGGCCGTTCAACCCTGGTGGGACGCCTGGAACAAGGGAAAGGATAGCTATACAGCCATGAAACGGGGGTACACGGATGAAATTCTTGCCCTGTTGGAAAGCTATGTGCCCGGATTCAAGTCCAGTATAGATTTTTGCATGGCAGGAACCCCAATTACCTACAGTCGTTACACCGGACGTCATCTTGGCCTGGTTGGAGGATATAGCCAGAATAGCCTGATTCCGCCAAAACAGAATCACTTCGGGATAAAAAACTGCACACTGGTGGGTGATTTCACCTTTCCGGGGCAATCCATGGCTGCAGTAACGGTTGGAGCGACTTTGTCTGTGGATCGAATTTTCCGGCGACTTGAAGAGTGA
- a CDS encoding YbgA family protein produces MNSSFPRPRVLVSRCLGFAPCRYDGAQLSSMVVKLLQNHVDFIDVCPEMEAGLGVPRPPIRLCLEGNKVEVWQPAESRTVTTALHEAAIRQAGQLPECDGAILKSRSPSCGLYDAKVYRGIEKPQFLRWESGVFGTLVLERLGQKAVDDEQRLTNIVLREHFLIKLYVWTRFRNIAAHPKMGELVNFHASHKLLFLAYNQSRFRRCGKITANHEHLPAAEVFQLYAEEMAQILARPFRRQAMVNTLYHAYGWIAKKMSNEEKQYIINTFEEYRDERIPLQAATRLLEAQAIRFKQKYLLSQILLQPFPPKLSDLSDSGSGREVQ; encoded by the coding sequence ATGAACTCTTCCTTTCCACGCCCAAGAGTCCTTGTCAGTCGCTGTCTTGGTTTTGCACCCTGCCGTTATGACGGAGCACAGCTTTCTTCAATGGTTGTGAAACTACTGCAGAACCACGTTGATTTTATTGATGTCTGCCCGGAAATGGAAGCGGGTCTAGGTGTACCCCGTCCCCCGATCCGTCTCTGTCTGGAAGGTAACAAAGTCGAGGTATGGCAGCCGGCAGAGTCACGCACAGTCACCACCGCCCTGCATGAAGCCGCAATTCGTCAGGCCGGGCAGCTTCCTGAGTGCGATGGTGCTATCCTGAAATCAAGATCTCCCTCCTGCGGTCTCTATGATGCCAAGGTATACAGGGGAATCGAAAAACCGCAGTTTCTGCGCTGGGAGAGCGGTGTCTTTGGGACACTGGTATTGGAAAGGCTAGGACAGAAAGCGGTGGATGATGAACAGCGTTTGACGAACATCGTTCTTCGGGAACACTTTCTCATCAAACTCTATGTCTGGACTCGTTTTCGTAACATTGCAGCTCACCCCAAAATGGGTGAGCTGGTGAATTTTCATGCCAGTCACAAGCTGCTCTTTCTCGCCTACAACCAGAGCCGTTTTCGTCGCTGTGGTAAAATAACGGCAAACCATGAACATTTACCTGCTGCTGAGGTTTTTCAACTCTATGCGGAAGAAATGGCCCAGATTCTGGCCAGGCCCTTTCGCCGGCAGGCCATGGTCAATACGCTTTATCATGCTTATGGCTGGATTGCAAAAAAGATGTCCAACGAGGAAAAACAATATATTATCAACACTTTTGAAGAGTACCGCGACGAAAGAATTCCCCTGCAGGCGGCCACCCGGCTTCTGGAAGCCCAGGCAATCCGTTTTAAACAAAAATATCTGCTCAGTCAGATTCTGCTCCAGCCCTTTCCGCCGAAACTCTCAGACCTGTCAGACAGCGGTAGCGGGAGGGAGGTACAATGA
- a CDS encoding glutaredoxin family protein, translating into MSQVEKDISQQRQQPEIHLLTLSTCFFCSTLKRQLKEAGFQYSYTDLDLLPESERDKQIEELREFNPEESFPVIIIDNVAIVGYQEERIKKELGLS; encoded by the coding sequence ATGAGTCAGGTAGAAAAAGATATAAGCCAACAACGACAACAGCCTGAGATTCACCTGCTCACCCTGAGCACCTGTTTTTTCTGCAGCACCCTGAAGAGGCAGCTGAAAGAAGCCGGTTTCCAGTATAGCTATACCGATCTTGATCTCCTCCCGGAAAGTGAAAGGGATAAGCAGATCGAGGAACTGAGAGAATTCAACCCTGAAGAGAGTTTTCCCGTTATCATTATCGATAATGTTGCCATTGTCGGGTATCAGGAAGAACGGATTAAAAAGGAGCTAGGCCTCTCATGA
- a CDS encoding ferredoxin-thioredoxin reductase catalytic domain-containing protein translates to MTDTANLYKTLQNIQEALGYFFNKNKEQVESLLQGLMTNKERYGYMSCPCRLASGEKEKDRDIICPCVYREPDVREYGSCYCGLYVDSDWNEEKRARVHVPERRPPFIKR, encoded by the coding sequence ATGACAGATACAGCGAATCTCTATAAAACCCTGCAGAACATTCAGGAAGCCCTCGGTTATTTTTTTAACAAAAACAAAGAACAGGTAGAATCATTGCTTCAGGGACTGATGACCAACAAGGAACGTTACGGTTACATGTCCTGCCCCTGCCGTCTTGCCTCAGGAGAGAAGGAAAAGGACAGGGATATCATCTGCCCATGTGTTTACCGTGAGCCCGATGTGAGGGAATATGGAAGCTGTTACTGCGGTCTCTATGTCGACAGCGACTGGAACGAAGAAAAAAGAGCTCGTGTCCATGTGCCGGAACGACGCCCGCCATTTATCAAACGATAG
- a CDS encoding thiol-disulfide oxidoreductase DCC family protein, whose protein sequence is MKKVTPPIRIFFDGSCSVCASEIRHYKSRDIHGNLLLVDISKEDFQPEKYGKTMEDFMTQMHVLDQQGQFFLGVNAFPAIWQALPGRLFAFLAMFMMLPGIHSVARLAYILFAKYRRNLFPKKNKCETGTCDIKPL, encoded by the coding sequence ATGAAAAAAGTAACCCCACCAATACGTATTTTTTTTGACGGTTCTTGCAGCGTCTGTGCCAGCGAAATACGACACTATAAGAGTAGGGACATTCACGGAAACCTTTTGCTCGTGGATATCAGTAAAGAGGATTTTCAACCGGAAAAATATGGGAAAACCATGGAGGATTTCATGACCCAGATGCATGTACTCGATCAGCAGGGCCAATTTTTTCTCGGTGTAAATGCCTTTCCAGCTATATGGCAGGCATTGCCAGGAAGGTTGTTTGCCTTTTTGGCAATGTTCATGATGCTTCCCGGTATTCACTCAGTTGCTCGACTGGCGTATATTCTCTTTGCAAAATACCGGAGAAACCTCTTCCCGAAAAAGAACAAATGCGAGACTGGTACTTGCGATATTAAGCCTTTATAA
- the phrB gene encoding deoxyribodipyrimidine photo-lyase, protein MNWKRTVDQERSRLLQRGHLGDGPVIYWMSRDQRVHDNWALLYAQERALALHRGLIVVFCIDLDYPAANLRHVAFLLHGLEELQHTLQKAAIGFYLLHGAPDIALPPFLKKINPALLITDFDPLRIKKQWKKDTLQYCSMPVFEVDAHNIVPCWLASDKREYAAYTIRKKIQRLLPRFLTDFPPLEKHPYSSATQPFSARTYLKQIKDKSVAEVHWIHPGERAGKNLLAEFLAHGLHSYSTERNNPCLDGQSNLSPYFHFGQLAPQRVAWEVEKSPADLENKEAYLEELIIRRELSDNFCYYSHDYDRCTTFPDWAGKSLDIHRGDVRSYVANLQTLESATTEDELWNACQQDLAEQGKLHGYLRMYWAKKILEWSTSPEEAMYNAIYLNDKYSLDGRDPNGYAGVAWSIGGVHDRAWAERPVFGKIRYMNSNGCKRKFDIACYLKRVKKPDYHRNSAL, encoded by the coding sequence ATGAACTGGAAACGCACCGTTGATCAGGAACGCAGTCGCCTGCTGCAGAGAGGACACTTAGGGGATGGGCCGGTAATCTACTGGATGAGCAGGGACCAACGAGTGCATGATAACTGGGCCCTTCTTTACGCCCAGGAGAGGGCGCTTGCCCTGCACAGGGGTTTGATTGTTGTCTTCTGCATCGACCTGGACTACCCGGCGGCCAATCTTCGCCACGTTGCTTTTCTCCTGCACGGCCTGGAAGAATTGCAACACACTCTGCAAAAGGCGGCTATCGGCTTCTACCTTTTGCATGGAGCGCCTGATATTGCATTGCCTCCCTTTTTAAAAAAAATAAACCCTGCCCTCCTGATTACTGATTTTGACCCGCTACGTATCAAGAAACAGTGGAAAAAGGATACCCTTCAGTACTGCAGTATGCCTGTTTTTGAGGTGGACGCCCACAACATAGTTCCCTGCTGGCTGGCCTCTGATAAACGTGAATATGCAGCCTATACCATACGGAAAAAGATACAACGGCTACTGCCCAGGTTTCTTACGGACTTCCCGCCACTTGAAAAACATCCATATTCCTCAGCCACTCAGCCGTTTTCTGCCAGGACATACCTGAAACAGATCAAAGACAAATCAGTTGCTGAAGTTCACTGGATCCATCCCGGTGAAAGAGCAGGAAAAAATCTTCTGGCAGAATTCCTGGCCCATGGCCTCCATTCATATTCCACAGAGCGCAATAATCCGTGCCTAGACGGTCAGTCAAATCTCTCACCCTACTTCCATTTTGGCCAGCTTGCTCCCCAGCGTGTAGCCTGGGAGGTAGAAAAAAGTCCGGCAGACCTGGAAAACAAAGAGGCATATCTGGAAGAATTAATCATCCGCCGCGAACTTTCAGATAATTTCTGTTATTACAGTCACGATTATGACCGTTGTACTACCTTTCCGGATTGGGCAGGAAAATCCTTGGATATTCATCGAGGAGATGTCCGTTCGTATGTAGCGAATCTTCAAACCCTTGAGAGTGCAACTACGGAAGATGAACTCTGGAATGCTTGTCAGCAGGATTTAGCAGAGCAGGGGAAGCTTCACGGGTATCTGCGTATGTACTGGGCAAAAAAGATTCTTGAATGGTCAACATCCCCTGAAGAAGCCATGTACAACGCCATTTATCTCAACGACAAATATTCCCTCGATGGACGTGACCCTAATGGTTACGCTGGTGTTGCCTGGAGTATTGGCGGAGTGCATGACAGAGCATGGGCGGAACGGCCTGTGTTTGGCAAAATCCGATATATGAACAGCAATGGATGCAAACGAAAATTTGATATTGCCTGTTATTTGAAACGAGTAAAGAAACCTGATTACCATCGAAACTCAGCTTTGTAA
- a CDS encoding acyl-CoA thioesterase encodes MKKVIFTENVHTYHIDFAGHVSNIVYIQWMEIGRLKLLEAIGMPVHEIIEKLGLLPTLIRTEARYHKQLFLGDTVRIEVWLSRLRHVSANMEFRFYNCNDELTVSGTQTGLFIDKKSHQPTPLDKKSLASFAEYLDQEAKQKSISP; translated from the coding sequence ATGAAAAAAGTAATATTTACAGAAAATGTCCACACCTATCACATCGATTTTGCTGGCCATGTGAGTAATATTGTCTATATTCAGTGGATGGAAATCGGCCGCCTCAAGCTCCTTGAAGCTATCGGCATGCCGGTCCATGAGATCATTGAAAAGCTTGGTCTTCTCCCCACACTTATCAGGACAGAGGCACGATATCACAAGCAGCTTTTTCTTGGGGATACCGTTCGCATTGAGGTGTGGTTGTCCAGACTGCGTCATGTCTCGGCTAATATGGAATTTCGTTTCTATAATTGCAACGATGAATTAACGGTCAGCGGTACTCAGACAGGCCTCTTCATTGACAAAAAAAGTCATCAGCCAACACCTCTTGATAAAAAGTCCCTTGCATCTTTTGCAGAGTATCTTGACCAGGAGGCAAAACAAAAAAGTATTTCCCCTTGA
- a CDS encoding MerR family transcriptional regulator produces the protein MANNKTFYKIGTLARESGISPDLLRVWEKRYALWSPERGPGGQRLYSEEDLSLVCHIAEATREEGLRIGELASFGRQKLLQQIENKTGLRREPEAAGLFVDNELESYINPLIEAAESVNFLQLRDGLNRALLELSPDRVVYEVILPAMEKVGEAYLSGKITVAGEHLISGISEHYLRNCIDQASQAVPERVDPPVICSCFPGEEHRLGLLVVMYTLAREGSRPVYFGSSLPLESLEQAIVQIQPKSVWLSVTSTVLYDKHRNEIAALAGRHPIPIILGGQGVRGDDPLLLESGCTLCSPPSCQPAAVQSIYRDVSR, from the coding sequence ATGGCAAATAATAAGACTTTTTATAAGATTGGAACGCTGGCACGGGAGAGCGGGATTTCGCCAGACCTTCTGCGTGTCTGGGAGAAACGCTATGCACTGTGGAGTCCTGAACGCGGCCCAGGCGGACAACGCCTCTACAGCGAAGAGGATTTGAGCCTTGTCTGTCATATTGCTGAGGCCACTCGAGAAGAGGGGCTTCGCATTGGTGAACTGGCATCCTTTGGCAGACAAAAACTGTTACAGCAGATTGAGAATAAAACAGGGCTGAGACGGGAACCGGAAGCAGCCGGTCTGTTTGTTGACAATGAACTGGAGAGCTATATCAATCCCCTCATCGAAGCTGCAGAAAGCGTAAATTTTTTACAGCTTCGCGATGGATTAAACCGAGCGCTACTGGAGCTCAGTCCGGACAGAGTTGTCTATGAGGTAATTCTGCCTGCCATGGAAAAGGTAGGTGAGGCTTATCTGAGTGGAAAAATAACTGTTGCCGGTGAACATCTGATCAGCGGTATAAGTGAACACTATCTGCGCAACTGCATCGATCAGGCGAGCCAGGCTGTACCTGAAAGGGTAGATCCACCAGTTATCTGTTCCTGTTTTCCGGGAGAAGAACACAGGTTAGGACTGCTTGTTGTTATGTATACCCTGGCCCGGGAGGGGTCCAGGCCCGTCTATTTCGGTTCTTCTCTTCCCCTGGAGAGCCTTGAACAGGCCATTGTGCAGATACAGCCAAAAAGTGTCTGGCTTTCTGTTACAAGCACAGTGCTGTATGATAAACACAGAAACGAGATTGCTGCTCTGGCCGGCAGGCACCCCATACCCATTATCCTTGGTGGTCAGGGAGTTCGAGGAGACGACCCCCTGCTCCTTGAATCCGGCTGCACACTCTGCTCGCCTCCCTCCTGTCAACCTGCAGCTGTGCAATCCATTTACAGAGACGTTAGCCGATGA
- a CDS encoding methyltransferase domain-containing protein, translating into MKTLEKDSKAIVEFTLEWSAGGVQFRDSLWADPVSMWRDWFEPELAAALTGKKEGERVSVTVPASVSLLPYQKNKLVRVTPRQFAAPNKAHKPLEPRMGQFYPQGYLHGQSGVFQVSIAPARYVGMEEGKFLFDLNHPLAGHDLTVHAEVIQIDTSKTERGGRCEDWLERAAADGPGMQSRYKGQETAFFSPKSLERGDESADGDFYQEPRMVQHLDSTARNHIGTEYGHILAPESRILDLMGSWDSHLPDELAVRQLTVLGMNKEELAANSRAGERMVRDLNKNSALPFDENSFDAIICTASVEYLIDPLAVFKELQRVLVPGGVLAIAFSNRWFPSKAVSIWGQLHEFERLGMVLEMFHRTGGFQDLSASSRRGLPRPEDDPHWEISHSDPVYMAWGRKSADGK; encoded by the coding sequence ATGAAAACCCTGGAAAAAGACAGTAAGGCGATAGTTGAATTTACTCTTGAGTGGTCTGCAGGAGGGGTGCAGTTCCGCGACAGTCTGTGGGCTGATCCAGTGAGCATGTGGCGTGACTGGTTTGAACCCGAGCTGGCCGCAGCGCTTACTGGTAAAAAAGAAGGGGAGAGGGTGTCAGTGACCGTGCCGGCCAGTGTTTCCCTTTTACCTTATCAGAAAAACAAGCTTGTAAGGGTTACCCCCCGACAGTTTGCAGCTCCCAATAAAGCACATAAACCCCTGGAGCCGAGGATGGGGCAATTTTACCCCCAGGGGTATCTCCATGGCCAAAGTGGTGTGTTTCAGGTTTCCATTGCCCCTGCCCGTTATGTCGGAATGGAGGAGGGGAAGTTCCTTTTTGATTTGAATCATCCTCTGGCCGGACATGATCTGACGGTACATGCAGAGGTGATTCAGATAGATACAAGCAAAACAGAACGGGGCGGTCGCTGCGAAGACTGGCTGGAAAGAGCTGCAGCAGACGGGCCGGGAATGCAGAGCAGGTATAAGGGACAGGAGACAGCATTTTTCTCTCCAAAATCCCTGGAACGCGGCGACGAGTCAGCTGACGGTGATTTTTATCAGGAGCCCCGGATGGTTCAGCATCTCGACTCAACGGCACGCAACCACATAGGTACGGAATATGGTCATATTCTTGCCCCGGAATCAAGGATCCTGGATCTTATGGGAAGCTGGGATTCCCATCTCCCCGATGAGCTTGCAGTCCGGCAGCTGACTGTCCTTGGAATGAATAAGGAGGAACTGGCAGCAAACTCAAGGGCAGGTGAGAGGATGGTGAGAGATCTTAACAAGAATTCGGCTCTACCCTTTGACGAGAACAGTTTTGATGCTATTATCTGTACGGCTTCGGTGGAGTATCTTATCGACCCACTGGCTGTTTTTAAGGAACTGCAGCGTGTCCTGGTTCCTGGTGGTGTGCTGGCTATTGCCTTTTCCAATCGCTGGTTTCCCTCAAAGGCAGTCAGCATCTGGGGGCAACTGCATGAATTTGAGCGACTGGGCATGGTTTTGGAGATGTTCCATCGGACTGGAGGCTTTCAGGATCTTTCTGCCTCAAGCAGACGCGGCCTGCCAAGACCAGAAGATGACCCGCATTGGGAAATATCACACAGTGACCCGGTCTATATGGCCTGGGGAAGGAAATCAGCAGATGGCAAATAA
- a CDS encoding TIGR01777 family oxidoreductase, with protein sequence MKTLITGATGFVGHHLAQKIPEAVVAGRSVEKLNKRFGKKREARQWDGSAMPDATLLEGIDTVYHLAGESIFHGRWNKAKKERIRASRVDNTRNLVEMISKAADRPKTLICSSAVGYYGSRGDEKLTEQATPGSDFLARVCMDWEKEALKAEEYGVRVVLIRTGVVLGADGGALAQMLQPFKMGVGGRLGSGRQFMSWIHIDDLIAIMLYAKENTSLHGAINAVAPNPLSNSDFTRALASVLHRPAILPAPGFALKLLLGEFANVLLGSQRALPEVLQRAGYTYNYPEIKTALKNLLQ encoded by the coding sequence ATGAAAACACTGATCACAGGCGCAACCGGTTTTGTCGGCCACCATCTGGCACAGAAGATACCCGAGGCCGTTGTTGCAGGCCGAAGCGTTGAGAAACTCAACAAACGGTTTGGGAAAAAGCGAGAAGCAAGGCAATGGGATGGATCAGCAATGCCAGATGCTACTCTGCTTGAAGGGATAGACACCGTCTATCATTTAGCGGGGGAATCAATCTTTCATGGCCGTTGGAATAAAGCAAAAAAAGAACGCATCCGTGCCAGTCGCGTTGACAATACCCGCAATCTGGTTGAAATGATCTCAAAGGCCGCAGACAGACCGAAAACCCTTATATGTTCCTCAGCTGTCGGCTATTATGGTTCTCGCGGAGATGAAAAACTGACCGAGCAAGCAACTCCTGGATCGGATTTTCTGGCTCGGGTATGCATGGACTGGGAGAAAGAAGCACTGAAGGCGGAAGAGTATGGTGTGCGGGTGGTACTGATCCGTACGGGTGTTGTACTGGGGGCCGATGGCGGAGCTTTGGCACAAATGCTCCAGCCTTTTAAAATGGGAGTGGGAGGACGCCTGGGCAGTGGACGCCAGTTTATGTCCTGGATCCATATTGACGATCTCATCGCTATTATGCTCTATGCAAAGGAAAACACATCTCTTCACGGAGCAATAAATGCGGTGGCGCCTAACCCTCTAAGCAACAGCGATTTTACCCGGGCTCTGGCAAGTGTTCTCCATCGTCCTGCCATTCTTCCCGCACCAGGGTTTGCCCTGAAACTTCTTTTGGGTGAATTTGCCAACGTGTTACTGGGTTCCCAGCGTGCCCTGCCGGAGGTCCTGCAACGGGCAGGATATACATACAACTATCCTGAAATCAAGACTGCCTTGAAGAACCTTCTACAGTAA